Proteins encoded in a region of the Haloglomus salinum genome:
- a CDS encoding 30S ribosomal protein S3 — MADEHQFIENGLERTQIDEFFQSELSRAGYGGMDVAQTPMGTQIVLKAEKPGMVIGKGGKNIRKITSELESRFDMDDPQIDVQEVDEPDLNAQIVADRLANALERGWYFRKAGHTTIDRIMESGAKGAEIVLSGKVTGARSRVEKFNRGYIKHNGEPAETVVDHGQGVAVMKLGTIGVDVKIIGPDAVLPDDFEVYEDVEVEDYIEESDESVEELLEGEGDAPEDAGMAGEGEPEDLAETTEGDAADTEEEVLDEADIEEEVLEDEEEPAPAVEPDEEIEDDLEELEESVEEEADDLMEQMPDEADEGAQAPAEDDSESADADEDEDEEGDDE; from the coding sequence ATGGCAGACGAACACCAGTTCATCGAGAACGGCCTCGAACGGACCCAGATCGACGAGTTCTTCCAGTCCGAACTGTCCCGAGCGGGCTACGGCGGCATGGATGTCGCCCAGACCCCGATGGGGACCCAGATCGTCCTCAAGGCCGAGAAGCCCGGGATGGTCATCGGCAAGGGCGGAAAGAACATCCGGAAGATCACCTCCGAGCTCGAGTCCCGCTTCGACATGGACGACCCGCAGATCGACGTCCAGGAGGTGGACGAGCCGGACCTCAACGCGCAGATCGTCGCCGACCGGCTGGCGAACGCGCTCGAACGTGGCTGGTACTTCCGGAAGGCCGGCCACACGACCATCGACCGCATCATGGAGTCCGGCGCGAAGGGCGCCGAGATCGTCCTGAGCGGGAAGGTCACGGGCGCCCGGTCGCGCGTTGAGAAGTTCAACCGCGGCTACATCAAGCACAACGGCGAGCCCGCCGAGACCGTGGTCGACCACGGTCAGGGGGTCGCCGTGATGAAGCTCGGCACCATCGGTGTCGACGTGAAGATCATCGGCCCCGACGCCGTGCTCCCCGACGACTTCGAGGTCTACGAGGACGTCGAGGTCGAGGACTACATCGAGGAGTCCGACGAGAGCGTCGAGGAGCTCCTCGAGGGTGAGGGCGACGCGCCCGAGGACGCCGGCATGGCTGGCGAGGGCGAGCCCGAGGACCTCGCGGAGACCACCGAGGGCGACGCCGCCGACACCGAGGAGGAGGTCCTCGACGAGGCGGACATCGAAGAGGAGGTCCTCGAGGACGAGGAGGAGCCCGCCCCGGCCGTCGAGCCCGACGAGGAGATCGAGGACGACCTCGAGGAGCTCGAGGAGTCCGTCGAGGAGGAGGCCGACGACCTGATGGAGCAGATGCCCGACGAGGCCGACGAGGGCGCACAGGCCCCGGCCGAGGACGACTCGGAGTCGGCGGATGCCGACGAGGACGAGGACGAGGAGGGTGACGACGAATGA
- a CDS encoding 50S ribosomal protein L22, translating to MGISYSVDADPDSTAKAMLRERHMSHKHSKEIAREIKGMTAGDAIDYLEEVIAGETSVPFKSHNSGVGHRNDIDGWDAGRYPEKASKAFLDLLENAIGNADHQGFDGESMAIMHVAAHKVGESPGRKPRAFGRASEWNTPQVDVEMILTQEETE from the coding sequence ATGGGAATCAGCTACTCGGTCGATGCCGACCCGGACTCGACGGCGAAAGCGATGCTCCGGGAGCGGCACATGAGCCACAAGCACAGCAAGGAGATCGCCCGCGAGATCAAGGGCATGACGGCCGGCGACGCCATCGATTACCTCGAAGAGGTGATCGCCGGCGAGACGTCGGTCCCATTCAAGTCCCACAACTCCGGGGTCGGTCACCGCAACGACATCGATGGCTGGGACGCGGGTCGATACCCGGAGAAGGCCAGCAAGGCCTTCCTCGACCTGCTGGAGAACGCCATCGGCAACGCCGACCACCAGGGGTTCGACGGCGAGAGCATGGCCATCATGCACGTCGCCGCCCACAAGGTGGGCGAGTCCCCGGGGCGCAAGCCCCGTGCGTTCGGACGCGCCTCCGAGTGGAACACCCCGCAGGTCGACGTCGAGATGATCCTGACCCAGGAGGAGACCGAATAA
- a CDS encoding 30S ribosomal protein S19, translating to MSSEYQIGRDKDEEFTYRGHTLDELQELSLEEVAELLPARQRRSITRGLTTEQQKLLEDAREAEEEATANNPLRTHLRDMPIVPEMVGLTFEVYNGHEFERVLVEPEMLGHFLGEFTLTRTSVEHGQAGIGATRSSKFVPLK from the coding sequence ATGAGTTCCGAATACCAGATCGGCCGCGACAAGGACGAGGAGTTCACGTACCGCGGTCACACGCTCGACGAGCTCCAGGAGCTGTCGCTGGAGGAGGTCGCCGAACTGCTGCCCGCCCGCCAGCGGCGGAGCATCACCCGAGGGCTGACGACCGAGCAGCAGAAACTGCTCGAGGACGCCCGCGAGGCCGAGGAGGAAGCGACGGCCAACAACCCGCTCCGGACGCACCTGCGTGACATGCCGATCGTCCCCGAGATGGTCGGTCTCACCTTCGAGGTGTACAACGGCCACGAGTTCGAGCGCGTTCTGGTCGAGCCGGAGATGCTGGGCCACTTCCTGGGCGAGTTCACCCTCACCCGGACCTCGGTCGAACACGGCCAGGCCGGCATCGGCGCGACCCGGTCCTCGAAGTTCGTGCCCCTCAAGTAA
- a CDS encoding 50S ribosomal protein L2 — translation MGRRIQGQRRGRGTPTFRAPSHRYKADLSHRKVEDGDVISGEVVGIEHDPARSAPVADIQFEDGDRRLVLAPEGIAVGDTLQLGVSAEVAPGNTLPLAEIPEGVPVCNVERQPGDGGKFARASGVSADLLTHDRNAAVVQLPSGEVRRLSPDCRATIGVVAGGGRTEKPFVKAGNKHHKMRARGGKYPTVRGVAMNAVDHPFGGGGRQHPGKPKSISRNAPPGRKVGDISSRRTGRGGKGGRDKS, via the coding sequence ATGGGGCGTCGTATCCAGGGCCAGCGGCGTGGGCGCGGTACCCCCACGTTCCGTGCGCCCTCGCACCGCTACAAGGCCGACCTCTCCCACCGGAAGGTCGAAGACGGCGACGTGATCTCCGGGGAGGTCGTCGGCATCGAGCACGACCCCGCGCGTAGCGCGCCGGTCGCGGACATCCAGTTCGAGGACGGCGACCGCCGGCTCGTGCTCGCTCCCGAGGGCATCGCCGTCGGGGACACGCTCCAGCTCGGCGTCAGCGCCGAGGTGGCACCGGGCAACACGCTCCCGCTGGCCGAGATTCCGGAAGGGGTCCCGGTCTGCAACGTCGAGCGCCAGCCCGGCGACGGTGGGAAGTTCGCGCGCGCCTCCGGCGTCAGCGCGGACCTCCTGACCCACGACCGCAACGCGGCCGTGGTCCAGCTCCCCTCCGGTGAGGTCCGGCGCCTCTCGCCGGACTGCCGCGCCACCATCGGCGTGGTCGCCGGCGGCGGCCGAACGGAGAAGCCGTTCGTCAAGGCCGGCAACAAGCACCACAAGATGCGAGCGCGCGGTGGGAAGTACCCCACCGTCCGTGGTGTGGCGATGAACGCCGTCGACCACCCGTTCGGTGGCGGTGGCCGCCAGCACCCCGGCAAGCCGAAGAGTATCTCCCGGAACGCCCCGCCGGGACGCAAGGTCGGTGACATCTCCTCGCGGCGGACGGGCCGCGGGGGCAAAGGGGGCCGAGACAAATCATGA
- a CDS encoding 50S ribosomal protein L23, with protein sequence MTGDVVKHPLVTEKAMNKMDFENKLEFVCDMGANKDEIAAAVEERFDVRVTNVNTQNTMQGHKKATITLHEDDDAQDVASRVGVF encoded by the coding sequence ATGACGGGAGATGTCGTCAAGCACCCGCTCGTCACGGAGAAGGCCATGAACAAGATGGACTTCGAGAACAAGCTCGAGTTCGTCTGTGACATGGGCGCGAACAAGGACGAGATCGCGGCCGCCGTCGAGGAGCGCTTCGACGTGCGCGTCACGAACGTCAACACCCAGAACACGATGCAGGGTCACAAGAAGGCGACCATCACGCTACACGAGGACGACGACGCACAGGACGTCGCGTCCCGCGTGGGGGTGTTCTGA
- the rpl4p gene encoding 50S ribosomal protein L4: protein MEATVRDLDGEDAGSIELPDVFETVHRPDLIKRAVLAAQANRRQDYGTDEFAGLRTPAESPGSGRGMAHVPRQNGVAKRVPQTVGGRPAHPPKAEKDRTLDINDKERQLAVRSALAATTDGELVAERGHDFDEDVAFPLVVSDEFEDLQKTQEALGVLEALGVADDVERADEGRKVRAGKGKGRGRKYKSPKSVLVVTSEEPSRAARNLAGVDVATADEVNAEDLAPGTHPGRLTLFTESAIEGVSGR, encoded by the coding sequence ATGGAAGCAACAGTACGCGACCTGGACGGCGAGGACGCTGGCAGCATCGAGCTGCCAGACGTGTTCGAGACGGTCCACCGACCGGACCTCATCAAGCGCGCCGTGCTCGCCGCCCAGGCCAACCGACGACAGGACTACGGTACCGACGAGTTCGCGGGCCTGCGGACGCCCGCCGAGTCCCCCGGCTCCGGCCGTGGGATGGCGCACGTCCCCCGGCAGAACGGCGTCGCCAAGCGCGTCCCCCAGACGGTGGGTGGGCGCCCGGCGCACCCGCCGAAGGCCGAGAAGGACCGCACGCTCGACATCAACGACAAGGAGCGCCAGCTCGCCGTTCGCTCGGCACTGGCGGCCACCACGGACGGCGAGCTCGTCGCCGAGCGTGGCCACGACTTCGACGAGGACGTCGCGTTCCCGCTCGTCGTCTCCGACGAGTTCGAGGACCTGCAGAAGACCCAGGAGGCCCTGGGTGTGCTGGAGGCACTCGGCGTCGCCGACGACGTCGAGCGCGCCGACGAGGGCCGCAAGGTCCGCGCCGGCAAGGGCAAGGGCCGCGGTCGGAAGTACAAGAGCCCGAAGTCCGTGCTCGTCGTGACCAGCGAGGAACCCTCGCGCGCCGCCCGCAACCTCGCGGGCGTCGACGTCGCGACGGCCGACGAGGTCAACGCGGAGGACCTCGCGCCTGGTACGCATCCGGGCCGCCTGACGCTGTTCACCGAATCCGCCATCGAGGGGGTGAGCGGACGATGA
- a CDS encoding 50S ribosomal protein L3 — protein sequence MPQPSRPRKGSMGYSPRSRTDSEVPRISTWPADGDQAAIQGFAGYKAGMTHVVMINDEPDSPREGMEETVPVTVVETPPVRAAALRAYESTPYGQRPITEVWADAENRHDDLSRAVSAPDEMDDSDLQTALDEGRVDDVRLITHTVPGELPSVPKTTPDVMETRVGGPSVDARVEFAMDLLEEGGAHDVTDVFRAGEYADISGVTKGKGTQGPVKRWGVQKRKGKHARQGWRRRIGNLGPWNPSRVRSTVPQQGQMGYSQRTELNKRLLALDEGEMAPDGGFVNYGEVDGSYALVKGSVPGPNKRLLRLRPAVRATKQPPLDPEVRYVSTESNQG from the coding sequence ATGCCACAACCGAGCAGACCACGCAAGGGCTCGATGGGCTACAGCCCCCGGTCGCGGACGGACAGCGAGGTGCCTCGCATCTCGACCTGGCCGGCCGACGGCGACCAGGCTGCCATCCAGGGGTTCGCCGGCTACAAGGCCGGCATGACGCACGTCGTCATGATCAACGACGAACCCGACTCCCCCCGCGAGGGGATGGAGGAGACCGTCCCCGTGACGGTCGTGGAGACGCCGCCCGTCCGGGCGGCCGCCCTGCGAGCCTACGAGTCGACGCCGTACGGACAGCGACCGATTACCGAGGTGTGGGCCGACGCCGAGAACCGTCACGACGACCTCTCGCGTGCGGTCTCCGCCCCGGACGAGATGGACGATTCGGACCTCCAGACGGCCCTCGACGAGGGCCGCGTGGACGACGTGCGCCTCATCACGCACACCGTCCCCGGTGAGCTCCCGAGCGTCCCGAAGACGACCCCGGATGTCATGGAGACGCGTGTCGGCGGCCCGTCCGTCGACGCACGCGTCGAGTTCGCCATGGACCTCCTCGAGGAGGGTGGCGCACACGACGTGACCGATGTCTTCCGTGCCGGCGAGTACGCCGACATCTCGGGCGTCACGAAGGGCAAGGGCACCCAGGGCCCGGTCAAGCGCTGGGGCGTCCAGAAGCGGAAGGGCAAGCACGCACGCCAGGGGTGGCGCCGACGCATCGGCAACCTCGGTCCGTGGAACCCCTCTCGCGTCCGCTCGACGGTCCCGCAGCAGGGCCAGATGGGCTACAGCCAGCGGACGGAACTGAACAAGCGACTCCTCGCGCTGGACGAGGGCGAGATGGCGCCGGACGGCGGCTTCGTCAACTACGGCGAGGTCGACGGGTCGTACGCGCTGGTGAAGGGCTCCGTTCCGGGCCCGAACAAGCGCCTCCTGCGTCTCCGCCCCGCGGTCCGCGCGACGAAGCAGCCGCCCCTCGACCCCGAGGTGCGGTACGTCTCCACGGAATCCAACCAGGGATAG
- a CDS encoding RNA methyltransferase, with protein MTRSVLVPSSLVREAEDKRAATRKLGSVARAAAVFRVDRLVVYPDPVGERDASWGDGGFVHTVLAYAATAPYLRKEAWGRRSELEYAGVLPPLHLGAQTGSGSNGSGSSRQGIVTEVGPEERVRVNCGLQHPISLPVPPGMAAPREGERVTVRVSSREPVRAKLVDEPQPGFDVERADLATTLTRADAGVRIAASRFGERLTVARLDSLRGECQSAGGWTVAFGAPERGLPAILDIEDAAREGTPSETGTVAVAGHTDTDDDGAPAGEAGGATDNEPRDPRFDLWLNTVPDQGSETVRTEEAMFATLSSLRLPRQ; from the coding sequence ATGACACGCAGCGTGCTCGTGCCGTCGTCACTGGTCCGGGAAGCCGAGGACAAGCGGGCTGCGACCCGCAAACTCGGCTCCGTCGCCCGCGCGGCGGCGGTCTTCCGGGTCGACCGGCTGGTCGTCTACCCCGACCCCGTCGGGGAGCGTGACGCCAGCTGGGGTGACGGCGGGTTCGTGCACACCGTACTCGCGTACGCCGCCACGGCGCCCTACCTCCGAAAGGAGGCCTGGGGCAGGCGGAGCGAACTGGAGTACGCGGGCGTGCTGCCGCCGCTCCACCTGGGTGCACAGACCGGCTCCGGATCGAACGGTTCGGGGTCGTCAAGACAGGGCATCGTGACCGAGGTCGGACCTGAGGAGCGCGTCCGGGTCAATTGCGGCCTGCAACACCCGATCTCCCTGCCGGTGCCGCCAGGAATGGCGGCCCCGCGCGAGGGGGAACGCGTGACCGTCAGGGTCTCTTCACGCGAACCGGTCCGTGCGAAGCTCGTCGACGAACCCCAGCCGGGGTTCGACGTCGAACGCGCGGACCTGGCCACCACGCTCACCCGAGCCGACGCCGGCGTCCGTATCGCCGCGTCGCGCTTCGGGGAGCGGCTCACCGTCGCCCGACTCGACTCCCTTCGCGGGGAGTGTCAGTCGGCCGGCGGCTGGACGGTGGCTTTCGGGGCTCCCGAACGGGGGCTCCCCGCCATCCTCGACATCGAGGATGCGGCGCGCGAGGGGACTCCGAGTGAGACTGGTACCGTGGCCGTGGCCGGCCACACCGACACCGACGACGACGGCGCACCCGCCGGCGAGGCAGGTGGCGCCACCGATAACGAACCGCGCGACCCGCGGTTCGACCTCTGGCTCAACACGGTCCCCGACCAGGGAAGCGAGACAGTGCGAACGGAAGAGGCGATGTTCGCAACGCTCTCGTCCCTGCGTCTCCCCCGGCAGTAG
- a CDS encoding lipoate--protein ligase family protein, translating to MRVVRGRATDIEEDRAVTEHLVTDAAETGVPAVRVWTPHRQVAFGRRDAREPGYEGARAAAQDHGYPPHERETGGRAVAYTGNTVAFTRVEPIEELRTGIEERYDEVVSLVRAALADCGVDAERGEPPDSFCPGAHSLSADGKLCGIAQRVGGEVARVGGILVVRDHAAVAPVLASVYDALGVPFDPATVGSVARARGVSPDAVDPEAVARTLEHHLVGNATTTVEHLD from the coding sequence ATGCGAGTCGTACGCGGGCGCGCGACGGACATCGAGGAGGACCGGGCCGTCACGGAGCATCTGGTCACCGATGCCGCCGAGACCGGCGTGCCCGCGGTCCGGGTCTGGACCCCCCATCGGCAGGTCGCGTTCGGCCGGCGCGACGCGCGGGAGCCGGGCTACGAGGGGGCGCGCGCGGCCGCCCAGGACCACGGCTACCCGCCCCACGAGCGCGAGACCGGTGGGCGTGCAGTCGCCTACACGGGGAACACGGTCGCGTTCACGCGCGTCGAACCCATCGAGGAACTCCGAACGGGCATCGAGGAACGCTACGACGAGGTCGTCTCGCTCGTGAGAGCCGCGCTGGCCGACTGCGGCGTCGACGCCGAGCGCGGTGAACCGCCGGACTCGTTCTGCCCGGGCGCGCACTCGCTATCGGCCGACGGGAAGCTATGCGGCATCGCCCAGCGCGTCGGTGGGGAGGTGGCCCGCGTCGGTGGCATCCTCGTCGTGCGCGACCACGCAGCGGTCGCCCCCGTGCTGGCATCCGTCTACGACGCGCTGGGGGTGCCGTTCGACCCGGCGACCGTAGGGAGCGTCGCGCGAGCCCGCGGGGTCTCACCTGACGCCGTGGACCCCGAGGCGGTCGCCCGGACGCTGGAACACCACCTCGTCGGGAACGCCACGACCACCGTCGAACATCTCGACTGA
- a CDS encoding SMP-30/gluconolactonase/LRE family protein codes for MLGPLRRHPLATGGLLLGAVAAAGSLADSRLDPVGWHPPDPPPMAGALEPDHALADADRVLTADGPEDTAFDAEGRCYTGADDGVVYRTVEPVDGRTDCPVEPFARVGGRPLGLVFADGIDEGEPGSDLIVAAEDAGLVSVSPDGDVETLTDSAAGQHTQFADDLYVHDGVVYVTDATVHDIFQDELFELQDTGRLLSYDLETGETTVELTGLGFANGVAPGPDGESLLVNETSRYRIRRYWVEGDRAGEDEVFVDNLPGYPDNVDVASEGGYWVAIPSMRDESLEALQRRPWVKRQLGKLPESVLQQVSGDAYGLVLRVDESGEVVDSLHDPAGGVFGVTSATEYDGDLYLGSLFNDYVYRYDLD; via the coding sequence ATGCTCGGACCACTCCGTCGACATCCGCTCGCGACGGGCGGACTCCTGCTCGGCGCGGTCGCCGCCGCCGGTTCGCTCGCCGACTCACGCCTCGACCCCGTCGGCTGGCACCCGCCCGACCCGCCCCCGATGGCGGGCGCACTGGAGCCGGACCACGCGCTGGCCGACGCCGACCGCGTGCTGACCGCCGACGGCCCGGAGGACACCGCGTTCGACGCCGAGGGGCGGTGCTACACCGGCGCCGACGACGGCGTCGTCTACCGCACCGTCGAACCGGTCGATGGCCGCACGGACTGCCCGGTCGAGCCGTTCGCCCGCGTCGGCGGCCGCCCGCTCGGCCTCGTCTTCGCGGACGGTATCGACGAGGGCGAGCCGGGCTCGGACCTCATCGTCGCCGCCGAGGACGCCGGCCTCGTGAGCGTCTCGCCCGACGGCGACGTGGAGACGCTCACCGACAGCGCCGCCGGCCAGCACACCCAGTTCGCCGACGACCTCTACGTCCACGACGGCGTCGTCTACGTCACGGACGCGACGGTCCACGACATCTTCCAGGACGAACTGTTCGAGCTGCAGGACACCGGCCGCCTGCTGAGCTACGACCTCGAGACGGGCGAGACGACGGTCGAGCTGACGGGACTGGGCTTCGCCAACGGCGTCGCGCCCGGCCCCGACGGGGAGTCGCTGCTGGTCAACGAGACCTCGCGCTACCGCATCCGCCGCTACTGGGTCGAGGGTGACCGCGCCGGCGAGGACGAGGTGTTCGTCGACAACCTCCCCGGCTACCCCGACAACGTCGACGTGGCCAGCGAGGGTGGCTACTGGGTCGCCATCCCCAGCATGCGCGACGAATCGCTGGAGGCGCTCCAGCGCCGTCCGTGGGTGAAACGACAGCTCGGCAAGCTGCCCGAGTCCGTCCTCCAGCAGGTCAGCGGCGACGCGTACGGGCTCGTCCTCCGCGTCGACGAGTCCGGTGAGGTCGTCGACTCGCTCCACGACCCCGCTGGCGGCGTCTTCGGTGTCACCTCCGCGACGGAGTACGACGGCGACCTCTACCTGGGTTCGCTGTTCAACGACTACGTCTACCGGTACGACCTCGATTGA
- a CDS encoding SLC13 family permease, with amino-acid sequence MLAVFAIILVALVLFATEPVPIDITAIGVMVSLMVLGTAGPLDLTGISPQQGISGFASGATITVLAMFILSAGVQRTGVVQILGRKLSSLTGESETRQLGATIGAVGPISGFINNTAAVAILLPMVTDIAHEGRTSPSKLLLPLSYASMFGGTLTLIGTSTNILASEVAADLGVPNAPFSMFQFTALGILVSIAGTIYLFTLGQYLTPERIKAREDLTEEFEMGEYLTEVTVREDSPIVGDTIRDALVETDFDVDIVQLIRGDEVFLEPLGPKTIQPGDIFALRTDRDTLVEIMDVDGLDLVARTVDEAELEAAEEGRENLVEVVVAPGSFLVGETLATTNFRQRYDASVLAFRRGPELIRQRMDRTRLKVGDTLLIQATADSIERLADRRDFIVAQEVERPDFRQSRIPVAVGIVAAVVGVAALDILPIVVSALAGSLLMVLTGCLKPTEVYEDVQWDVIFLLAGVIPLGIAMEQTGGADFIAEGIVIAAGSLPLVAVLGLMYVVTAVLTNIISNNAAVVLMIPVAFEAALQIQPSAAYPFVLAVTFAASTAFMTPVGYQTNLFVYGPGGYRFTDYLRVGTPLQILLALVTTAGISVLVGV; translated from the coding sequence ATGCTGGCCGTGTTCGCCATCATCCTCGTGGCGCTGGTCCTGTTCGCGACGGAGCCGGTCCCTATCGACATCACGGCCATCGGGGTGATGGTCTCGCTGATGGTGCTCGGGACGGCCGGCCCACTGGACCTGACCGGCATCTCGCCCCAGCAGGGCATCTCGGGGTTCGCCTCCGGCGCGACCATCACGGTGCTGGCGATGTTCATCCTGAGCGCCGGCGTCCAGCGGACGGGCGTGGTCCAGATTCTCGGCCGGAAGCTGTCCTCGCTGACCGGCGAGAGCGAGACGCGACAGCTCGGGGCCACCATCGGCGCCGTCGGCCCCATCTCCGGGTTCATCAACAACACCGCCGCCGTCGCCATCCTCCTCCCGATGGTGACCGACATCGCCCACGAGGGACGGACCTCGCCGTCGAAACTACTGCTCCCGCTCTCGTACGCCTCGATGTTCGGCGGTACCCTCACCCTCATCGGCACCTCGACCAACATCCTCGCCAGCGAGGTGGCCGCGGACCTCGGGGTTCCGAACGCGCCGTTCTCGATGTTCCAGTTCACCGCGCTCGGCATCCTCGTCAGCATCGCAGGCACCATCTACCTGTTCACGCTGGGCCAGTACCTCACGCCCGAGCGCATCAAGGCCCGCGAGGACCTGACCGAGGAGTTCGAGATGGGCGAGTACCTGACGGAGGTGACGGTCCGAGAGGATTCCCCCATCGTCGGCGACACCATCCGGGACGCGCTGGTGGAGACGGACTTCGACGTGGACATCGTCCAGCTCATCCGCGGCGACGAGGTGTTCCTCGAACCGCTCGGGCCGAAGACCATCCAGCCCGGCGACATCTTCGCGCTGCGGACCGACCGGGACACGCTGGTCGAGATCATGGACGTCGACGGGCTGGACCTGGTCGCCCGCACCGTCGACGAGGCCGAACTGGAGGCCGCGGAGGAGGGCCGGGAGAACCTCGTGGAAGTGGTCGTCGCCCCTGGCTCGTTCCTCGTCGGCGAGACGCTCGCGACCACCAACTTCCGCCAGCGCTACGACGCCAGCGTCCTCGCCTTCCGCCGTGGGCCCGAACTCATCCGCCAGCGGATGGACCGCACTCGCCTCAAGGTGGGTGACACGCTGCTCATCCAGGCCACCGCCGACTCCATCGAGCGCCTCGCCGACCGCCGGGACTTCATCGTCGCCCAGGAGGTCGAGCGCCCGGACTTCCGGCAGTCACGCATCCCGGTCGCGGTCGGCATCGTCGCTGCTGTCGTCGGCGTCGCCGCGCTCGACATCCTCCCCATCGTCGTCTCGGCGCTCGCTGGCTCGCTGCTGATGGTCCTCACCGGCTGCCTGAAGCCGACCGAGGTGTACGAGGACGTCCAGTGGGACGTCATCTTCCTGCTCGCGGGCGTCATCCCGCTAGGAATCGCCATGGAGCAGACCGGTGGTGCCGACTTCATCGCCGAAGGCATCGTCATCGCTGCCGGGTCGCTGCCGCTGGTGGCGGTCCTCGGCCTGATGTACGTCGTCACGGCCGTCCTGACCAACATCATCTCCAACAACGCCGCGGTCGTGCTGATGATCCCGGTCGCGTTCGAGGCCGCGCTCCAGATTCAACCGAGCGCCGCGTACCCGTTCGTCCTCGCCGTGACGTTCGCCGCCTCGACAGCGTTCATGACACCCGTCGGCTACCAGACCAACCTGTTCGTCTACGGCCCCGGCGGCTACCGCTTCACCGACTACCTCCGCGTGGGCACGCCGCTGCAGATACTGCTCGCTCTGGTGACGACGGCCGGCATCTCGGTTCTGGTCGGGGTGTGA
- a CDS encoding haloacid dehalogenase type II, with protein MPFDPDRVETLTFDSYGTLVDVAAVEAALANVDGVTDPEPVSNHWRSRSLLYTMVANAIDAYQPFYELNRAALTHALAAHGVETDAAEREAVLETYHGLDVFDDVADGIAALAADYDCYVVSNGNPDMLDSMVEAADIGDVIEDTISADEVESFKPDAEIYRHAAARTGTPIDRIAHVCGPFFDVYGAMNAGMQAVRVARGGEPWDDFAGDPDLTVDDFHALAAELGV; from the coding sequence ATGCCTTTCGACCCCGACCGTGTGGAGACGCTGACCTTCGACTCGTACGGCACCCTCGTCGACGTGGCCGCCGTCGAGGCGGCGCTCGCGAACGTCGACGGCGTGACCGACCCCGAACCTGTCTCGAACCACTGGCGCTCGCGCTCGCTGCTGTACACGATGGTCGCGAACGCCATCGACGCCTACCAGCCGTTCTACGAGCTGAACCGGGCCGCGCTGACCCACGCGCTCGCCGCCCACGGCGTCGAGACCGATGCCGCCGAGCGCGAGGCCGTCCTCGAGACCTACCACGGCCTCGACGTGTTCGACGACGTGGCCGACGGCATCGCCGCACTCGCCGCCGACTACGACTGCTACGTCGTCTCCAACGGGAACCCGGATATGCTCGATTCGATGGTCGAGGCGGCGGATATCGGCGACGTCATCGAGGATACCATCAGCGCCGACGAGGTCGAGAGCTTCAAGCCCGACGCTGAAATCTACCGCCACGCCGCCGCCCGAACCGGGACCCCCATCGACCGCATCGCACACGTCTGTGGCCCCTTCTTCGACGTGTACGGCGCGATGAACGCCGGGATGCAGGCCGTGCGGGTCGCCCGCGGCGGCGAGCCGTGGGACGACTTCGCCGGTGACCCGGATTTGACGGTCGACGACTTCCACGCGCTGGCTGCGGAACTCGGCGTCTGA